Proteins encoded together in one Rhinopithecus roxellana isolate Shanxi Qingling chromosome 3, ASM756505v1, whole genome shotgun sequence window:
- the CSF2 gene encoding granulocyte-macrophage colony-stimulating factor, protein MWLQGLLLLGTVACSISAPARSPSPGTQPWERVNAIQEARRLLNLSRDTAAETNKTVEVVSEMFDLQEPSCLQTRLELYKQGLRGSLTKLEGPLTMMASHYKQHCPPTPETSCATQIITFQSFKENLKDFLLVIPFDCWEPVQE, encoded by the exons ATGTGGCTGCAGGGCCTACTGCTCTTGGGCACTGTGGCCTGCAGCATCTCTGCACCCGCCCGCTCGCCCAGCCCCGGCACGCAGCCCTGGGAGCGTGTGAATGCCATCCAGGAGGCCCGGCGTCTCCTGAACCTGAGTAGAGACACTGCTGCTGAGACG aATAAAACCGTAGAAGTTGTCTCAGAAATGTTTGACCTCCAG GAGCCGAGCTGCCTACAGACCCGGCTGGAGCTGTACAAGCAGGGCCTGCGGGGCAGCCTCACCAAGCTCGAGGGCCCCTTGACCATGATGGCCAGCCACTACAAGCAGCACTGCCCTCCAACCCCG gaaacttccTGTGCAACCCAGATTATCACCTTCCAAAGTTTCAAAGAAAACCTGAAGGACTTTCTGCTTGTCATCCCCTTTGACTGCTGGGAGCCAGTCCAGGAGTAA